One part of the Acipenser ruthenus unplaced genomic scaffold, fAciRut3.2 maternal haplotype, whole genome shotgun sequence genome encodes these proteins:
- the LOC117419327 gene encoding LOW QUALITY PROTEIN: arrestin red cell (The sequence of the model RefSeq protein was modified relative to this genomic sequence to represent the inferred CDS: inserted 1 base in 1 codon): MFWGSRSGRISDISTFQAFPPLPDEKKPLSRLQERLLKKLGEQAYPFYFMIPQNLPCSVTLQPGPEDTGKACGVDFEIRAFCAKAVDEKIHKRNSVRLVIRKVQYAPEKPGPQPMMETTRSFLMSDRSLHLEASLDKELYYHGEPISVNVHVTNNXTKTVKKVKISVRQYADICLFSTAQYKCPVAQTEADDQLAPSSTFCKVYTLTPTLNNNREKRGLALDGKLKHEDTNLASSTKVKEVANKEILGILVSYRVKVKLVVSRGGDASVELPFILMHPKPPTSPPPAHSQRFQSQTLRSTQT, translated from the exons ATGTTCTGGGGCTCTCGTTCCGGAAGGATCTCTGACATCTCCACATTCCAggccttccctccactccccgATGAGAAGAAACCGCTGAGCCGCCTGCAGGAGAGACTGCTCAAGAAACTGGGAGAGCAGGCCTACCCCTTCTACTTCATG ATTCCTCAGAACCTGCCCTGCTCCGTCACCTTACagccaggaccagaggacaccggCAAG gcctGTGGAGTGGATTTTGAGATTCGGGCATTTTGTGCCAAAGCCGTCGATGAGAAGATTCACAAAAG GAACTCGGTCCGGCTGGTGATCCGGAAGGTCCAGTACGCCCCTGAGAAGCCCGGTCCGCAGCCCATGATGGAGACGACCCGCAGCTTCCTCATGTCAGACCGGTCCCTGCACCTCGAGGCCTCGCTGGACAAGGAG ctgTACTACCACGGAGAGCCGATCAGCGTCAATGTCCACGTCACGAACA TCACCAAAACAGTGAAGAAGGTGAAAATCTCTG ttcGACAGTATGCAGATATCTGTCTGTTCAGCACTGCCCAGTACAAGTGTCCTGTAGCCCAGACAGAGGCAGA tgacCAGCTCGCTCCCAGCTCCACGTTCTGTAAGGTGTACACCCTCACACCCACACTGAACAACAACCGTGAGAAGAGGGGGCTGGCTCTCGACGGCAAGCTGAAGCACGAGGACACCAACCTGGCCTCCAGCACCaa agtgAAGGAAGTTGCTAACAAGGAGATCCTGGGGATCCTCGTCTCCTACCGGGTCAAAGTGAAGCTGGTGGTGTCCCGCGGAGG GGATGCGTCCGTAGAGCTCCCCTTCATCCTCATGCACCCCAAACCTCCGACCAGCCCCCCTCCTGCCCACAGTCAG CGGTTCCAGAGTCAGACGCTCCGATCGACACAAACCTGA